The Brevibacillus brevis genome contains a region encoding:
- a CDS encoding NCS1 family nucleobase:cation symporter-1, with the protein MKTQTESNGIVTLTKEGVEAIKNSPLYNEGLRPTTTAEHSWTSYNFASLWIGMSICLPTYAMAAGLISLGMNWWQAILTIILGNCIVLIPILLNSHAGTKFGIPYPVFARLWFGSKGAHIPAVARGLIGAGWFGINCWFGGAAIDTLLMSMTGWANVPGHLWISFFGFWLLNVWVAYRGPETIKKMEAWAAPILIIMSLALLVWALTKAGGWGPMLSAPSKFTSNAEFLKVFFPALTGAIAFWATMALNIPDFCRYAKSQKAQIIGQSSSLPTTMGFFSFIGVAVASATVVIYGEALWDPAAVLAKFSTFAIFLGTIGIILATLTTNVAANIVAPARAVENLAPRRLSYEAGAIIAGVVSLLMQPWYILDNFGNYIFLWLGTYGALLGPIDGIAIADYWLVRKRRIHLTELYKTNGIYTYKTGFNGRAIWAMLIGIAIPFISKYIPGLTIIWDNAWTVGLLISLVIYTWMMKHDASILSANDYEKITANNKQTIAS; encoded by the coding sequence ATGAAGACGCAAACGGAATCAAATGGAATTGTTACCCTGACGAAAGAAGGCGTAGAGGCAATTAAGAACAGTCCGCTTTATAATGAAGGTCTTCGGCCAACGACGACGGCAGAGCACAGCTGGACTTCCTACAACTTCGCCAGCTTGTGGATCGGTATGTCGATTTGTTTGCCGACGTATGCAATGGCGGCAGGGTTAATTTCGTTGGGTATGAACTGGTGGCAGGCCATTTTGACGATCATTCTCGGTAACTGTATTGTCCTTATTCCCATTCTTCTCAACTCTCATGCCGGGACAAAATTTGGCATTCCGTATCCGGTTTTTGCGCGCCTCTGGTTCGGCTCCAAAGGAGCGCACATCCCCGCTGTCGCGCGCGGTTTGATAGGTGCTGGCTGGTTCGGCATCAACTGTTGGTTCGGAGGTGCTGCCATCGATACGCTCTTGATGTCGATGACAGGCTGGGCAAATGTTCCCGGACATCTCTGGATATCCTTCTTTGGCTTTTGGTTGTTAAACGTATGGGTCGCTTATCGCGGTCCCGAAACGATCAAAAAAATGGAGGCATGGGCTGCTCCCATCCTGATCATCATGAGTTTGGCTCTCCTCGTCTGGGCGCTTACGAAAGCAGGCGGATGGGGACCAATGCTCTCAGCCCCTTCGAAATTCACTTCCAATGCAGAATTCCTGAAGGTTTTCTTCCCAGCATTGACGGGAGCGATTGCTTTTTGGGCAACAATGGCCCTCAACATTCCGGATTTCTGTCGGTATGCCAAAAGTCAAAAAGCCCAAATCATCGGACAATCCTCTTCCTTACCGACCACGATGGGTTTCTTCTCGTTCATCGGAGTTGCTGTCGCTTCTGCTACCGTAGTTATTTACGGAGAAGCGTTGTGGGACCCTGCTGCCGTGTTGGCTAAATTCTCGACTTTCGCCATTTTCCTCGGAACGATTGGAATTATTCTTGCCACATTGACGACCAACGTAGCGGCCAATATCGTTGCTCCCGCCCGGGCAGTGGAGAATCTGGCCCCTCGCCGTCTCTCGTATGAAGCCGGCGCCATCATCGCCGGGGTCGTGTCGCTCTTGATGCAGCCTTGGTACATCTTGGATAACTTCGGCAACTACATCTTTTTATGGCTCGGAACGTATGGAGCCTTGTTAGGCCCGATCGATGGAATAGCTATCGCTGATTATTGGCTCGTGCGCAAGCGGCGCATTCATTTAACAGAATTGTACAAAACAAACGGGATCTACACCTACAAAACGGGCTTTAATGGCAGAGCCATCTGGGCGATGCTAATCGGGATTGCGATTCCTTTTATAAGTAAATACATTCCGGGCTTAACGATTATCTGGGACAATGCCTGGACTGTCGGACTCCTGATATCACTCGTGATTTACACATGGATGATGAAACATGATGCTTCGATCTTGAGTGCCAACGATTACGAGAAAATCACTGCAAACAACAAACAAACGATTGCTTCCTAA
- the hydA gene encoding dihydropyrimidinase translates to MKKWIRNGTVVTASDTYQADILIEGEKVVAIGSNLDGKDAEIIDATGYYVFPGGIDPHTHLDMPFGGTVTSDNFYTGTKAAAFGGTTSIIDFCLTNKGEPLHSSISTWHEKARGKAVIDYGFHLMVSDANDQVLEELGAVVRNEGITSLKVFMAYKNVLMADDETLFKTLVRAKELGALVQVHAENGDVLDYLIKQAIAKGQTDPVYHAYTRPPEAEGEATGRAIALTALADAQLYVVHVSCAEAVRRIAEAREKGWNVYGETCPQYLVLDITDLQKPGFEGAKYVWSPPLREKWNQDVLWNALKNGILQTVGSDHCSFNFSGQKELGLGDFTKIPNGGPIIEDRMRLLFSEGVAKDKISLNQFVDMTSTKVAKLFGMFPQKGTIAVGSDADIVLFDPTLKRTISVETHHMNVDYNPFEGMVVNGDIISVLSRGSFVIRDQQFVGQAGAGRFVKRSTFARP, encoded by the coding sequence ATGAAAAAATGGATTCGAAATGGCACAGTTGTGACAGCGTCAGACACGTATCAGGCGGACATTTTGATCGAAGGGGAAAAGGTAGTCGCAATTGGCTCCAATCTGGATGGGAAAGATGCCGAAATCATCGATGCTACCGGATACTATGTTTTCCCAGGAGGGATTGATCCACATACCCATCTCGATATGCCTTTTGGCGGAACGGTTACTTCCGATAACTTTTATACAGGCACGAAGGCAGCAGCATTTGGCGGGACGACGAGCATCATCGATTTTTGCCTGACGAATAAAGGGGAGCCATTGCATTCATCCATTTCGACCTGGCACGAAAAAGCAAGGGGCAAAGCGGTCATTGACTACGGCTTCCACCTGATGGTTTCCGATGCGAATGATCAAGTTCTCGAGGAATTAGGAGCAGTCGTACGAAATGAAGGGATTACTTCGCTTAAAGTATTCATGGCCTACAAAAATGTGCTAATGGCCGATGATGAGACGCTATTTAAAACGTTGGTTCGGGCGAAGGAACTAGGTGCTCTGGTACAGGTCCATGCAGAGAATGGAGACGTTCTGGATTATTTGATCAAGCAGGCGATTGCAAAAGGACAAACAGATCCCGTGTACCACGCCTACACCCGCCCACCTGAAGCAGAAGGAGAAGCGACGGGACGGGCAATCGCTTTGACTGCACTGGCAGATGCACAGTTGTATGTCGTGCATGTATCGTGTGCAGAGGCAGTGCGCCGGATCGCAGAGGCTCGCGAAAAAGGATGGAATGTGTACGGGGAGACGTGCCCGCAATATTTGGTGCTCGATATTACGGATCTACAGAAGCCGGGCTTTGAAGGAGCGAAGTACGTTTGGTCCCCTCCGCTCAGGGAAAAGTGGAATCAGGATGTCCTGTGGAACGCGTTGAAAAATGGCATCTTGCAAACGGTTGGCTCTGATCATTGCTCCTTTAATTTCTCCGGTCAAAAAGAACTGGGGCTAGGGGATTTCACGAAAATCCCGAATGGCGGACCAATCATTGAGGACCGGATGCGCCTTCTCTTCTCGGAAGGGGTAGCAAAGGACAAGATCAGCCTCAATCAGTTCGTCGATATGACCTCTACTAAGGTAGCGAAATTGTTCGGAATGTTCCCGCAAAAAGGAACGATTGCAGTAGGCTCGGACGCCGATATCGTGCTGTTTGATCCAACGCTGAAGCGTACAATCTCCGTTGAAACTCACCATATGAATGTCGACTACAATCCATTTGAAGGCATGGTGGTGAATGGAGATATCATCTCGGTGCTATCACGCGGCTCATTCGTCATTCGCGATCAGCAATTCGTCGGGCAAGCCGGGGCTGGACGCTTTGTAAAACGATCGACCTTTGCAAGACCGTAA
- a CDS encoding MazG nucleotide pyrophosphohydrolase domain-containing protein — translation MNITEFQKWVGDFYQERGWTGYGPFIRVGFLMEEAGELARAVRAIEIGRDRPDEGEKPAAEARQELVEELGDVLGNLILLANQYEVPFEEILEAHQAKLQKRYQLHR, via the coding sequence GTGAATATCACTGAGTTTCAAAAATGGGTCGGAGATTTTTATCAAGAACGCGGATGGACAGGGTACGGTCCGTTTATTCGTGTAGGTTTTCTAATGGAAGAAGCTGGCGAGCTGGCAAGAGCTGTTCGCGCCATTGAAATTGGGCGAGATCGTCCTGATGAAGGGGAAAAACCCGCAGCAGAAGCTCGGCAGGAGCTGGTGGAAGAGTTGGGCGATGTACTCGGGAATTTAATCTTGCTGGCAAACCAATATGAGGTTCCTTTTGAGGAGATATTAGAAGCACATCAAGCGAAGCTGCAAAAGCGCTATCAGCTCCATCGTTAA
- a CDS encoding ATP-binding protein → MTTRKIKMSLQTRMILLITIVIILIVSSVGAVFSSIVASSIEEQVGKKALSVAKIVASDPELRSAFSSDYPPSLIQPIAENVRVQTGAEFVVVGNHEGIRYAHPIPERIGKEMVGGDNEPGLSHGQSYISKAVGSMGPSLRGKVPIKNEKGEIVGIVSVGFLLEDIEEAIDLYQDRILILTLLALLCGVAGAIALSRYLKRLILGLEPEEIASLYVERNAVLESVREGIVAIDRNKRITMMNKAAIRILNLPEEEFHRKEIVEVLPDSRMPEVLESGEHQLDRESIMSGKEIIVNRLPIKFGGKVVGVVSSFRPKSEIDQLASELSQARRYADVLRAQTHEFHNLLYTISGLLQLGSIQEAVELITSETSAQQEMILFLAKQIPDPLIGALLLGMHNRAKELKIQFVIHYDSHLKELPPTINRQQIVVLLGTLIQNALEAVNEPSVEHKRVECYLSDTGDEIMFEIEDSGPGVVEELREKIFEHGFSTKKGEDRGIGLAKAHGIINELDGYILVGKSELGGALFTVSLRKRMEVAS, encoded by the coding sequence GTGACGACAAGAAAAATCAAAATGTCTTTACAAACCAGAATGATCTTATTGATTACTATTGTTATTATTCTGATTGTTTCGTCAGTTGGGGCGGTGTTTTCTTCCATTGTTGCGTCTTCGATCGAAGAGCAGGTGGGCAAAAAAGCATTGAGTGTGGCGAAGATCGTTGCCAGCGATCCTGAGCTGCGTAGTGCTTTTTCAAGCGATTACCCTCCTTCGCTCATTCAACCCATCGCTGAAAACGTCCGTGTGCAAACCGGAGCAGAGTTTGTGGTCGTGGGAAACCATGAGGGAATTCGGTATGCGCACCCGATTCCGGAGCGGATCGGAAAGGAAATGGTGGGGGGAGATAACGAGCCCGGACTCTCACATGGTCAATCTTACATATCGAAGGCTGTCGGCAGCATGGGACCATCATTGCGAGGGAAGGTGCCGATCAAAAATGAAAAAGGGGAAATCGTCGGCATCGTTTCCGTTGGGTTCCTGCTGGAAGATATCGAAGAGGCTATTGACCTCTACCAAGACCGCATATTGATCTTGACTCTTCTCGCCTTGTTGTGTGGTGTTGCTGGTGCCATTGCACTCAGTCGCTATTTAAAGCGCTTAATTTTGGGGTTGGAGCCGGAGGAGATCGCATCCTTGTACGTAGAGAGAAATGCTGTACTGGAGTCAGTCCGCGAAGGCATCGTGGCGATTGACCGGAATAAACGCATCACGATGATGAACAAGGCTGCCATTCGTATTTTGAATTTACCGGAAGAAGAGTTTCATCGCAAAGAAATAGTTGAAGTGCTACCAGACAGTCGTATGCCAGAAGTACTGGAATCAGGCGAGCATCAATTAGATCGCGAGTCCATCATGAGCGGAAAAGAAATCATTGTGAATCGACTTCCGATCAAGTTCGGAGGTAAGGTCGTAGGAGTGGTCAGCAGCTTTCGTCCCAAATCGGAAATTGACCAGCTAGCCTCTGAATTGTCCCAAGCAAGGCGTTATGCGGATGTACTTCGCGCTCAAACCCATGAATTTCACAATTTGTTGTATACCATTTCCGGCTTGTTGCAGCTTGGCTCGATTCAGGAAGCGGTCGAGCTGATTACGAGTGAAACGTCCGCCCAACAAGAGATGATTTTATTTTTGGCGAAGCAAATTCCCGATCCGTTAATAGGGGCACTGCTGTTAGGCATGCACAATCGAGCCAAGGAGCTGAAAATTCAATTCGTCATCCATTACGACAGTCACTTGAAGGAGCTCCCCCCGACGATCAACCGACAGCAGATCGTGGTTTTATTGGGGACTCTAATCCAGAATGCGTTGGAAGCCGTCAATGAGCCTAGCGTCGAGCACAAACGAGTGGAGTGTTATTTGTCTGACACGGGTGATGAGATCATGTTCGAAATCGAGGACTCGGGACCGGGGGTTGTGGAAGAACTGCGAGAAAAAATATTCGAGCACGGTTTCTCAACGAAAAAAGGCGAAGATCGTGGAATTGGCCTGGCCAAGGCGCATGGAATTATTAACGAATTGGACGGCTATATTCTCGTTGGCAAAAGCGAGCTAGGAGGCGCACTTTTCACAGTATCCCTACGCAAAAGAATGGAGGTGGCATCTTGA
- the preA gene encoding NAD-dependent dihydropyrimidine dehydrogenase subunit PreA, translated as MADLSINLAGIQSPNPFWLASAPPTNSGYQVQRAFEAGWGGAVWKTLGEPIINVTSRFAGLNFGGQRVFGFNNIELITDKPLEVNLKEMDETKRRFPKHTLIASLMVEHKQEAWHEIVKKVEAIGVDGLELNFGCPHGMAERGMGSAVGQHPDLIRQQVEWVKEVAQTPVIVKLTPNITDIRFTARAASQGGADAISLINTINSLMGVDLDKWLPIPHVDGKGAHGGYCGPAVKPIALNMVAECARDPKVGIPISGIGGISDWRDTVEFLLMGATGVQVCTAAMHHGFRIVEDMIDGLNNYLDQRGIASVMDIVGKAVHTYSDWGHLNLNYKVVARIHEETCINCNKCHIACEDTSHQCIDIVPDAATGKERLVVREEDCVGCNLCSIVCPVEGTIEMVEIPSDKAPLSWNQRQAALAAGGSCEL; from the coding sequence ATGGCAGATCTCAGCATTAATCTGGCGGGAATCCAATCCCCGAATCCATTCTGGTTGGCCTCTGCACCGCCGACCAATTCAGGCTACCAAGTACAGCGTGCCTTTGAAGCGGGATGGGGTGGCGCGGTCTGGAAGACACTCGGAGAGCCGATCATCAACGTCACCTCCCGCTTTGCAGGTCTGAACTTCGGGGGACAGCGCGTCTTTGGATTCAACAACATTGAACTGATTACGGACAAACCGCTCGAGGTCAATTTGAAGGAAATGGATGAAACGAAGCGCCGTTTTCCGAAGCACACCTTGATTGCGTCGCTAATGGTTGAACATAAACAGGAAGCATGGCACGAGATTGTCAAAAAGGTGGAGGCTATCGGTGTAGACGGTCTGGAACTGAATTTCGGCTGTCCGCACGGCATGGCTGAACGCGGGATGGGCTCTGCGGTCGGTCAGCATCCAGATTTAATCCGGCAACAGGTCGAATGGGTAAAAGAAGTCGCCCAAACCCCTGTCATCGTCAAGCTCACCCCAAATATCACGGACATTCGCTTTACAGCGCGAGCCGCGAGCCAGGGGGGAGCCGATGCCATCAGTCTGATCAACACGATAAACAGTTTGATGGGGGTTGATCTTGACAAATGGCTGCCGATCCCACATGTAGATGGAAAAGGGGCGCACGGCGGCTATTGTGGACCTGCTGTCAAACCAATCGCCTTGAACATGGTCGCAGAATGTGCTCGTGATCCCAAGGTTGGTATCCCGATCTCGGGTATTGGTGGAATCTCTGATTGGCGCGATACCGTTGAATTTTTGCTGATGGGAGCAACGGGTGTTCAAGTATGTACAGCCGCCATGCATCATGGATTCCGGATCGTGGAAGACATGATTGATGGGCTTAACAATTACCTGGATCAGCGCGGAATTGCCTCTGTAATGGATATTGTCGGAAAAGCCGTGCATACGTACTCGGATTGGGGACATCTGAATCTGAATTACAAGGTCGTAGCGCGCATCCATGAAGAGACCTGTATCAATTGCAACAAGTGTCATATCGCTTGTGAGGACACTTCGCATCAATGCATTGACATTGTTCCTGATGCCGCGACGGGCAAAGAGCGCTTGGTCGTACGAGAAGAAGATTGTGTAGGTTGCAATTTGTGCTCCATCGTTTGCCCAGTCGAAGGAACGATTGAGATGGTCGAGATTCCGAGCGACAAAGCCCCTCTTAGCTGGAATCAGCGGCAGGCTGCTTTGGCTGCGGGTGGCAGCTGCGAGCTGTAA
- a CDS encoding NAD(P)-dependent oxidoreductase has product MSIPNELAKNFVEVVPALKPKEAIDEANRCLYCYDAPCIKACPTSIDIPSFIKKIATGNLFGSARTIMESNPVGASCARVCPTEELCEGACVLHSASKPIMIGLLQRHATDWAIKNQATLFSKGEANGKRVAIVGAGPAGLSAARELARLGYAVTVFEAKEKAGGLNTYGIVSFRLPQEISLWEVEQVEALGVEIRTNTRIGVDVAPEELLEQYDSVLLAAGMGNVPQLNIPGEDLEGVLDAIALVEETKTKPLSDEMLGKKVVIIGAGNTAIDAATCSKRLGADNVQILYRRTVQEMSCYQFEYEFAKQDGVEFRWLVAPTRVLAENGRVKGLELVRMELGEPDEKGRKRPVEIPGSHFVIEVDYVVKAIGQNRHLSLIESFGLQHRNGIVEVEEGTYRTSHVKVYAAGDMIFGGGKTDAMVVDAANHGKRAAHAIHQTLRDQKQPV; this is encoded by the coding sequence ATGAGCATTCCCAATGAGCTCGCGAAAAATTTCGTGGAAGTCGTGCCTGCCCTAAAACCGAAGGAAGCCATCGATGAGGCGAATCGCTGCTTGTATTGCTACGACGCACCCTGTATTAAGGCTTGCCCCACGTCGATTGACATTCCTTCCTTCATCAAAAAAATTGCGACCGGGAATTTGTTCGGATCAGCCCGGACGATCATGGAATCGAATCCCGTCGGGGCGAGCTGTGCGCGCGTATGTCCAACCGAGGAGCTGTGTGAGGGTGCCTGTGTACTCCATTCAGCTTCCAAGCCGATCATGATCGGGCTTCTCCAGCGTCACGCGACAGACTGGGCAATCAAAAATCAAGCAACGCTTTTTTCAAAAGGCGAAGCAAATGGAAAACGGGTAGCTATCGTTGGAGCGGGCCCGGCGGGATTATCAGCAGCGCGTGAGCTTGCGCGTCTCGGCTACGCAGTTACGGTATTTGAAGCCAAAGAAAAGGCAGGAGGATTAAACACGTACGGTATCGTCTCTTTCCGGTTGCCACAGGAAATTTCGCTATGGGAAGTAGAGCAAGTAGAGGCATTGGGGGTAGAGATACGTACCAATACACGGATCGGCGTGGATGTAGCGCCAGAAGAGCTGTTGGAGCAGTATGATTCCGTCCTGCTGGCAGCGGGTATGGGCAATGTCCCTCAGTTGAATATCCCGGGAGAAGATTTGGAAGGCGTCCTCGATGCGATTGCACTCGTGGAGGAGACCAAGACCAAGCCACTATCAGACGAAATGCTCGGCAAAAAAGTCGTGATCATCGGTGCGGGGAATACGGCGATTGACGCTGCCACCTGTTCCAAACGGCTGGGTGCTGACAATGTCCAGATTTTGTACCGACGGACTGTTCAGGAGATGTCCTGTTATCAGTTTGAGTACGAATTCGCCAAGCAGGATGGCGTAGAATTCCGCTGGCTCGTTGCCCCAACGCGTGTACTGGCGGAAAACGGTCGAGTGAAGGGCTTGGAACTGGTGCGAATGGAGCTGGGTGAGCCGGATGAGAAAGGAAGAAAGCGTCCAGTAGAAATTCCAGGCAGTCATTTTGTCATCGAAGTAGATTATGTCGTCAAAGCGATCGGACAAAACAGACATCTGTCTTTGATTGAATCATTTGGGCTTCAACACCGCAATGGGATTGTCGAGGTCGAGGAAGGCACCTATCGAACCTCCCATGTCAAAGTTTACGCGGCGGGCGATATGATTTTTGGTGGAGGCAAGACAGATGCGATGGTAGTCGATGCAGCCAACCACGGCAAGCGAGCCGCTCATGCCATCCACCAAACGCTCCGTGATCAAAAACAGCCAGTATAA
- a CDS encoding nitrilase-related carbon-nitrogen hydrolase: protein MADIIRIGLIQAKNDVPGDEPVHLHKEKAIEKHEKMVRDAAAKGAQIICLQEIFYGPYFCAEQQPKWYESAEEVPNGPTVQLFSSLARELGTVLILPVYERVGIGTYYNTAAVIDADGTYLGKYRKQHIPHVGVGSSGCGFWEKYYFKPGNLGYPVFETAFAKVGVYICYDRHFPEGARLLGLNGAEIVFNPSATVAGLSEYLWKLEQPAHAVANGYYVAAINRVGTEAPWNMGEFYGQSYLVDPRGQFVAMGSRDQDEVIIAEMDRNKIHEVRDTWQFYRDRRPETYEDMVKLLP from the coding sequence ATGGCAGATATCATTCGCATCGGCTTGATTCAGGCAAAAAACGATGTCCCCGGAGATGAACCGGTTCATTTACACAAAGAAAAGGCCATTGAGAAGCATGAGAAAATGGTACGGGATGCGGCAGCCAAGGGAGCACAAATCATCTGTCTGCAAGAAATCTTTTATGGACCGTATTTTTGTGCCGAGCAGCAACCGAAGTGGTATGAATCAGCAGAAGAAGTCCCGAATGGACCAACCGTGCAACTTTTCTCTTCTCTTGCCCGCGAGTTAGGAACTGTACTCATTTTACCTGTGTACGAGCGCGTGGGAATCGGTACGTATTACAACACTGCCGCTGTGATTGATGCGGATGGCACGTATTTGGGCAAATATCGCAAGCAGCATATTCCGCATGTCGGAGTGGGCAGCAGCGGGTGCGGATTCTGGGAGAAATATTACTTTAAGCCCGGCAATCTCGGGTATCCCGTTTTTGAAACCGCTTTTGCCAAGGTCGGGGTCTATATATGCTATGACCGCCATTTTCCGGAAGGGGCACGATTGCTGGGCTTGAACGGAGCAGAGATTGTATTCAACCCGTCTGCGACGGTAGCGGGCTTATCCGAATACTTGTGGAAGCTCGAGCAGCCTGCTCATGCCGTAGCCAACGGTTATTATGTGGCAGCGATCAATCGGGTAGGGACAGAAGCACCGTGGAACATGGGAGAGTTTTACGGACAATCGTACTTGGTCGATCCGCGCGGACAGTTTGTCGCGATGGGGAGCCGGGATCAGGATGAGGTCATTATCGCTGAAATGGACCGTAACAAAATTCATGAGGTGCGGGATACGTGGCAATTTTACCGAGATCGCAGACCGGAGACCTACGAAGATATGGTAAAGCTATTACCTTAA
- a CDS encoding LOG family protein, protein MKRICVYAGSNPGVNPLFERCAQELGKELVARGLELVYGGSSMGLMGRVANAVLEGDGKAIGVMPTGLFRGEIVHTGLTELHEVLTMHERKAKMIDLSDGFIALPGGLGTFEEIFEVVSWGQIGIHQKPIGLLNVDGYYTPLMQMVEHATEAGFIPAMQGELILCESDPAVLLDRMRDYTPPVKVNKWSELDK, encoded by the coding sequence ATGAAACGTATTTGTGTTTATGCAGGTTCCAATCCTGGAGTAAATCCACTTTTTGAGCGGTGTGCACAGGAGTTGGGAAAAGAACTGGTCGCTCGTGGTCTTGAATTGGTCTATGGTGGTTCCAGCATGGGACTGATGGGGCGCGTTGCAAATGCAGTACTGGAAGGCGATGGCAAAGCGATCGGCGTCATGCCTACAGGATTGTTCCGCGGAGAAATCGTACATACAGGGCTGACAGAATTGCATGAGGTACTGACGATGCACGAGCGCAAAGCGAAAATGATCGATTTGTCTGATGGCTTCATTGCTTTGCCGGGCGGATTGGGTACCTTTGAAGAAATTTTTGAAGTGGTGAGCTGGGGTCAAATTGGCATTCACCAAAAGCCAATCGGACTCTTGAACGTGGATGGCTACTATACGCCGTTGATGCAGATGGTAGAGCATGCGACTGAGGCCGGATTTATTCCCGCTATGCAGGGCGAATTGATCCTGTGTGAGAGTGATCCTGCTGTTTTGCTAGATCGTATGCGAGATTACACACCGCCAGTGAAAGTAAACAAATGGTCGGAACTGGATAAATAA
- a CDS encoding aspartate aminotransferase family protein — protein sequence MEQGQVTKDFDKESLLDADRSHMWHHMSPYNPNPMIVTEASGSWITDIDGNRYLDGMSGLWCVNVGYGRQELADAAYEQLKQLAYFPLTQSHVPAIRLSEKISEWLGEEYRVFFSNSGSEANEVAFKIARQYHHQNGEPGRYKFISRHRAYHGNTMGALAATGQSIRKEKYEPLAPGFLHVPPPYCYRCPAGKSYGKCNLECAQYYDQVINWEGEKTVAAVIMEPTITGGGVLVPSPEYMPKVRGICDKYGVLMIVDEVICGFGRSGQKFGHQNFGIKPDIVTMAKGITSAYLPLSATAVRAEIADKFNEQGNNLHFRHVNTFGGNPAACALALKNLEILEEEKLVERAEELGAELRAKLAFLADHPYVGDIRSFGFLMGIEMVEDRKTKEPAAPAKLTQVIAECKKRGLIIGRNGDTIPSFNNVLTLSPPFTTTSDDIDFIAQVMKEAFDSLE from the coding sequence ATGGAGCAAGGACAAGTGACAAAAGATTTTGATAAAGAGAGCTTGCTGGATGCCGACCGTTCGCATATGTGGCACCATATGTCCCCCTACAATCCCAATCCGATGATCGTAACGGAAGCGAGCGGATCGTGGATCACCGATATCGACGGGAATCGGTACCTGGATGGAATGTCTGGCTTGTGGTGCGTCAACGTTGGCTATGGCCGACAGGAGCTCGCAGACGCCGCTTACGAGCAGTTGAAGCAATTGGCTTATTTTCCACTCACACAAAGCCACGTCCCTGCTATACGTCTATCCGAGAAGATCAGCGAATGGCTTGGGGAGGAGTATCGGGTTTTCTTTTCCAACAGCGGCTCGGAAGCGAACGAGGTCGCATTCAAGATTGCCCGTCAATATCATCATCAGAACGGGGAGCCGGGACGTTACAAATTCATTTCGCGACATCGCGCTTACCACGGGAATACGATGGGGGCTCTCGCTGCAACAGGTCAATCCATACGCAAGGAAAAATACGAGCCATTGGCGCCTGGCTTCCTTCATGTACCGCCGCCTTACTGCTATCGTTGTCCGGCTGGAAAATCGTACGGCAAGTGCAATCTGGAGTGCGCCCAATATTACGATCAAGTGATCAATTGGGAAGGCGAAAAGACAGTGGCTGCCGTCATTATGGAGCCAACCATTACTGGGGGAGGTGTCCTCGTTCCTTCGCCGGAATACATGCCAAAAGTACGGGGAATCTGCGATAAGTACGGCGTGTTGATGATCGTAGACGAGGTCATCTGCGGATTCGGTCGCTCCGGTCAAAAATTCGGCCACCAAAATTTCGGAATCAAGCCAGACATCGTGACTATGGCCAAAGGCATTACGAGCGCCTACCTGCCGCTTTCCGCAACGGCTGTGCGGGCCGAAATCGCAGACAAATTCAATGAGCAAGGGAATAATCTGCATTTCCGTCATGTCAATACGTTCGGCGGCAATCCGGCGGCATGCGCACTCGCTCTAAAAAATCTCGAAATTTTAGAAGAAGAAAAACTGGTGGAGAGAGCGGAGGAACTCGGTGCAGAATTGCGTGCCAAGCTGGCGTTTCTCGCAGATCATCCATACGTTGGAGACATTCGCAGCTTCGGCTTCCTGATGGGGATCGAGATGGTTGAGGATCGCAAAACGAAGGAACCTGCGGCGCCAGCGAAATTGACACAGGTGATTGCGGAGTGCAAGAAGCGTGGGCTAATCATCGGGCGTAATGGCGACACCATTCCGAGCTTCAATAATGTGCTGACACTCTCGCCACCGTTTACCACGACGAGTGATGATATCGATTTTATTGCGCAGGTTATGAAGGAAGCTTTCGATTCATTGGAGTAG